Proteins encoded within one genomic window of Callithrix jacchus isolate 240 chromosome 11, calJac240_pri, whole genome shotgun sequence:
- the STRA8 gene encoding stimulated by retinoic acid gene 8 protein homolog, with translation MATPEESSNPHESMTPQLPAQPQDLDSRVARRRLSQARHRATLAALFDNLRKTVYSQSDLTASKWQVLNKAKSYIPELEQTLDNLLKLKVSLNLEDGHASSLEEVKKEYASMYSGNDSLLSNSFPQNGSSPWYSIEAVKKDAEEEEDEEEECQEEEEEEEEEEEEEEEEEEEKKVLAYSPDTLSPDLVEFERYLNFYKQTMDLLTGSGIVSLQEGALPIVSAAISHLWQNLSEERKASLRQAWAQKHRDPASLAGACREAACAEGSMKDSGVDSQGASCSLVSTPEEILFEDAFDVASFLDKSEVPSTSSSSSVLASSNPENPEEKFQLYMQIINFFKGLGCANTRVKQEASFPVDEEMIMLQCTETFDDEDL, from the exons ATGGCGACCCCTGAAGAAAGCAGCAACCCCCATGAGAGCATGACAccccagctgccagcacagccgcAGGATCTTGATTCTCGGGTGGCCCGGAGACGCCTGTCCCAGGCCCGCCACCGAGCCACCCTGGCGGCGCTCTTTGACAATCTCAGGAAGACAGTGTACTCTCAGTCTGATCTCACAGCCTCAAAG TGGCAGGTTCTGAATAAGGCAAAGAGTTATATTCCGGAACTGGAGCAAACCCTGGATAATCTGCTGAAGCTCAAAG TATCCCTCAACCTGGAGGATGGGCATGCAAGCAGCTTAGAGGAGGTCAAGAAAGAATATGCCAGCATGTATTCTGGAAATGACAG CCTGCTCTCAAACAGTTTTCCTCAGAATGGTTCCTCCCCTTGGTACTCAATTGAGGCAGTCAAGAAGgatgctgaggaggaggaagatgaggaagaggaatgccaagaagaagaggaggaagaagaagaagaggaggaagaggaggaggaggaggaagaggagaaaaaagtgcTCGCATACTCTCCAGACACTTTGTCGCCTGACCTCGTGGAATTTGAACG GTATCTCAACTTTTACAAACAGACGATGGACCTTCTGACTGGCAGCGGGATCGTCTCCCTGCAGGAGGGGGCGCTGCCCATCGTCTCCGCGGCCATCTCCCACCTGTGGCAAAACCTCTCGGAGGAGAGGAAGGCCAGCCTCCGGCAGGCCTGGGCACAGAAGCACCGTGACCCGGCGAGCCTGGCGGGGGCCTGCCGGGAGGCGGCCTGTGCTGAGGGCAGCATGAAGGACAGCGGAGTGGACAGCCAGGGAGCCAGCTGCTCGCTGGTCTCCACGCCCGAGGAG ATCCTTTTCGAAGATGCCTTTGATGTGGCAAGTTTCCTGGACAAAAGTGAGGTTCCAAGTACATCTAGCTCCAG TTCAGTGCTTGCCAGCTCCAACCCAGAAAACCCAGAGGAAAAGTTTCAGCTCTATATGCAGATTATCAACTTTTTTAAAGGCCTTGGCTGTGCAAACACTCGAGTAAAACAG GAAGCATCCTTTCCTGTTGATGAAGAGATGATCATGTTGCAGTGCACGGAGACCTTTGACGATGAAGATTTGTAA